One part of the Solanum dulcamara chromosome 8, daSolDulc1.2, whole genome shotgun sequence genome encodes these proteins:
- the LOC129898933 gene encoding pentatricopeptide repeat-containing protein At1g62930, chloroplastic-like, translating to MGIEPNVISYNILINGYCKKKKVDEAMQLFCEISQKGSKPNTVTYNTILQGLFEVGRIGDAKRFFAEMLSAGPIPNLYIHCTLLNGYFKYGLVEEALSLFDKLEGKRENTDIIFYNFIIGGLCKNGKRDKARAIFDKLHLIGALPNVRTYNNMINGFCVEDLLDEANDMLRKMEEDGYLPNDFTYNVLVWEFLRCRKITEMTSFMKEMTGRGFLFDATTTELLVNILRENLSVLDTILELHTKIMNTAKEMVSNAVVEAEKMAIRMSLELCRQARCGLQKPCSCKCIPDNLVRHIPIIDQAGMVMVSIEDVIYGVARESIV from the exons ATGGGCATTGAGCCTAACGTTATTAGCTATAACATACTAATAAATGGATACtgtaagaaaaagaaagtgGATGAGGCCATGCAATTGTTTTGTGAAATTTCTCAAAAGGGATCAAAACCTAATACTGTTACCTACAATACTATCTTGCAAGGTCTTTTTGAAGTTGGAAGAATAGGCGATGCAAAAAGATTCTTTGCTGAGATGCTATCTGCAGGGCCCATACCTAATTTGTACATTCATTGCACTTTGCTCAATGGTTATTTTAAATACGGGCTTGTTGAAGAAGCTTTGTCGCTCTTTGATAAGttggaaggaaagagagaaaATACTGATATTATATTTTACAATTTTATCATTGGTGGATTGTGCAAAAATGGTAAACGCGACAAAGCTCGTGCCATTTTTGATAAGCTTCATTTAATTGGAGCACTACCGAATGTGAGGACAtacaataatatgataaatggatTTTGTGTCGAAGATTTGTTAGATGAAGCtaatgatatgctaagaaaAATGGAGGAGGACGGTTATTTGCCAAACGACTTCACTTACAATGTCCTTGTGTGGGAATTTCTCAGGTGTAGGAAAATTACTGAAATGACATCTTTTATGAAGGAAATGACTGGTAGGGGTTTCTTATTTGATGCAACTACAACTGAGTTATTGGTAAACATTCTAAGGGAGAATCTATCCGTCCTTGACACGATACTAGAGCTTCACACCAAAATTATGAA CACTGCAAAAGAAATGGTTTCTAATGCAGTTGTTGAAGCAGAAAAAATGGCAATTAGAATGTCGCTTGAGCTTTGCAGGCAGGCAAG GTGTGGTTTGCAAAAACCTTGTTCATGTAAGTGTATTCCAG ATAACCTCGTCAGGCACATTCCGATAATTGATCAGGCCGGGATGGTAATGGTATCCATCGAAGATGTTATCTATGGTGTTGCACGTGAGAGCATAGTGTAA